AAATCGTCGAATTCGGGAATCCTGACGCGCTCGTTTCCGGCGGTTCGATTCTTCTGGGAGTCGGCTTTGTCGGTATGGTTTCCGGGTTTGGTTTGGGCGGGCTATTCCGGGGCTCCCTGCGTGGTGGACGCCGGCGCGGCGGCTTCGTCTGCCTGGCGGCGGCCATGACGCTCGCGGTGACGGCGGTTCCGGCCCCCGCGTTCGCGCCCGTTCGGTCTGCTCAGGCGGCGATGCCGCGCGCGCAGGCCGACGCGGTTCCCATCGCGCCGTGTCTGGACACCGGCGAGGTGTCGCTGGGCGGGGAGTACGACGTTTATTACATCCATACCGATCACCGCGGCGCGCCGGTCTTCCTGACGGACGAATCCGCCGATGTCGTGTGGACGACGGAGTACGACCCCTTCGGCAACGCGCTGTGCGATTGGGGCCGCGTGCATCAGGACGCCACGGGACGCACCGAGTGCGTGCCGAATGACTGGGTTTCGGGCGAGCGCGTGGAGATGAACCTGCGTCTGCCGGGCCAGTACTACGACGAGGAGTCCGGCCTCCATTACAACTGGCACCGGTACTACGACCCCAAGATCGGGCGGTATTTGACGCCGGATTCCTACATTCTGTCCGTCAACAAATATATTTATGCCCACAATAATCCATTGCTATATGTAGATTTTGAAGGAAGTCATCCCGCTGCGGTTGCCGCAGCTGCAGCGTGGGAGCTAATAGAAGGGTTCAATGATTCGTCGGCTTTTGTTTGGGATGTAATGGATTTGATAAACGGAGGGTACTGTAATTTAAGCGATTGGCTTTGGACCGGTTGGGACGCCTTGAGCTTAGCATTGCCCGGATTGCCTGCGCTCGGACTAATAGGCAAACCTGGACGATTTGATGACGTTATGGATGCTCTAGATAAATGGCTGGGCCCTGGGGCACGAACGCGCTTTAACAAAGCAAACGACTGGTTCAGGCAGTCGGAGGACGAATTAAAGCAGGTTCGGTTTGACAAGAATAATCCATCGCCCCATGATAAACCTCATTTACATGTTACAGAGTGGTCCCCAGATGGCGAGGAGATTCTAAACAGACGTTACTTCATCGATGAGTGAGGAGGACACAGTGACGACTGTACGAGGAGAGAGATACTTGGTGATCGATGAACTCGGAAGTTCATATCGTTATATTCATGACAAAGAAAATGACGTTCATCGAATTGTATTAGAAGGTCAGCAAATTGAAATGGGTTTATGTCTGAGCAAGATCGGAAGCATAGAAATACCATTATGTGAAGGCCCGGCGACCTCTGAGGAGAATTTCTATTATTTGAAAAACCTTGGACGAAAGTCTTTGAGATTTCTTGATATGATCGAACATCTACGTGTTGCAAACGGGAATCGCAAAGTGATTATTGATTGCATCTTGGTTAATAAGTACGCTAAACTATTTCTAAGAGAGTTGCAATTACTGAGCTTTGACGACTATGAACTTGCGATGTGGGGTTCGCGAGCAAAAAGCTTAGAAAAAAAGGGAATTATCAACCAGCTCTCCGGGGATGATCATATGTTAAACATGGCGAGCGTTGCCGATGAGGTTCTCATCGACGCGTATGATAAGAAAGAAGTCGCTATAAAAATAAAACTTAATACAAGTTGTGGCAATGAAAGAGTTCGCGATGTTGACCGGTTTGTTCAAATATTACTTCAGGGAATTTCTCGTTCGGACAATCCGTGACTTAGATGAATAGATTATAGCTTGGAAATTCTTAAGCGGTTAGCAAGAGGCCACCTGCGGCCACGTAATTCGAGGAGAAATCGATGCGCGACGGACTGAAATCGATAGATCTGGGTGTTCTGGCGGCGTTGATCGTTCTTGCGCTGCTCGCGGCCTCCTGCGGCGGCGGGGGCGGGGACGACCCTTCGACACGCTCAGGGCCTAGCGGCGACGTGGATGACGACGACGGAGATGACGACGGCGGTTCCGGCGACGACGACGGGTCGGGCGACGATGACGGCGGCGGGGACGACGACGGCGATGATGATGACGACGATGACGGCGCCGACGACGACACGGAGATTGCGTGGGTGCCGATTCCCGCGGGCGAGTTCGTCATGGGCTGCTCGCCGGGCGACACGGACTGCGAGGACCACGAGAAGCCGCCGCGCACGGTCATTCTCACGCAGTCGTTCCAGATGGCGGCGACCGAGACGACGCAGGCCCAGTACGCCGCGGTGATGGGCTCGAACCCGAGCCACTTTGCCTCGTGCGGCGGCGACTGCCCGGTGGAGATGGTGTCGTGGGTCGATGCGAAGACATAGGCCGTGAGTCGGAACTTGTCAGAGAGGGAATTCTCGACTCGGTCGGAAGGCTACGCTCGAAACGACGGTTTCAGCTTCGATATTCGCACGTCTTTCGCTGCCGCGTGACGTTGCCTGAATCCATCCGTGTCCGTATCGACGTCGTGAGCCGATGCCGCGTCCTTCAGCCGCCACTCGTCTTCGATCACGACCGCGTCCGCGAGGCCACGAAAACGGCGAATTGCGTTGGAGATCGCGCGCTCCTCGTGTAGGATTCTTCGCCCATGCACGCCGTCGCATCCGATTTCCGCGTCCTCCTACTGCACGCGCCGTCGTACGAGGTGCTCGGAAACGTCGCGGGCCGCCCGTGGCGCGGGCGCAGCACGGCGCACATTCTCGGTCTCGGCTACCTTCGCGGCGCGATTTCGGATATCGCCCAGTGCGTGGTCCTCGACGTTTCGACGCGGCCGGATCCCGCGCGCGCCGTGGAAGAGCATCTCAGCGAAAACCGCTACGACCTGATCGGCCTGTCCGCCATCGTCTTCAGCCTGGGTTGGGCGCAAGTGTTCGCGCAGATCGCCCGGCGGACGCACCCACGCGCCCTCGTGGTGCTCGGCGGCGCGTCCACGACGTTTCCGATTTCGCTGCTGTGGGAACGCGTGCCCGACGCGCATGGGATCGTCGTCGGGGAAGGCGAACTCGCCCTGCGTGGGCTCGTCGAGGCGATGCGGGCGGGAAACCCTCTCGACGGACTCCCGGGGATTGTCTGGTCGGGGTCGGGGCACGAACGCCCGGCGACGCCATCGCCGCAGCCGGAAATGGACGCACTGGAATTTCCGCGGCCGGCGCTCGGGCGGACGGGCATCGATCTGCATCCGCCGTACGGACTCTACGCGCCGATCGCGCCCTACGAGACCTCGCGCGGGTGCCCCTGGCCGTGCTCGTTTTGCACGATTCGCCGGGGGTATCGCAAACGGTCGGTCGAGCGATGCGCCGGCGAACTGGCGACGCTGTACGAATCGCGCGATATTCGCGAGATCTACTTCGTCGATCCCACGTTCACGCTCGACGCCGGGCGCACACGCCAATTGTGCGAGGCGATGATCGCGCGCAAAACGAAACTGCGGTGGAGCTGCAAAACACGCGTGGACTGCGTGGACGACGAAACGCTCGCCCTCATGAAGCGGGCGGGCTGCTACCAGATCGCGCTCGGCGTGGAATCGGGCGACGAGGAAATCCTGCGCGCGACGGAAAAGGGCTCGACGCCGGGGGAGGTCGTCGAGGCGATTCGGAAGACGAATCGGCACGGCATCAAGTCAATTGCCTACATGATCGTCGGCCATCCGCTGGAAAGCGAGGCGACGCTGGCGCGCTCGCAGGCCATGCTGCGCGAGGCGAAACCCACGTATGCGAGCGTCACGGGCTACGTGCCGATCGGCGTGGACGAGCCGACGTTTGCCGAGTACTGGCGCGGGGTGTTTGACGGCACGCTCTGCGATTGGCCGCGTTATCGCGTCGTCGCCAGGTGGGTGCGAAATTTCTATCTCACGTTCTATCTGCGCCCGCGCACCGTGTGGACGATCCTGATGTTCCTCGCCGCGCCGCGAGGGATGGAGCAGATCGTGCGCGCGGCTTTCGATTTCGCCCGAAAGGCCGTCTTTTCCAGTCGAAAGCCAAAACCGGTCGCCATGTCGTCCGCGGACACGGCACCCGCCGCGACCGGCGCCTGACGGTAGCAGTCCATTCAAGGAGTGGCTCCAGACGGGCACTTGGCCGGATCCACCGGCGGACCCACAATGGTTTTCACATCGACGCCAAACCCCGGCAGAAATTTCCAGAAAGACCACCGCCCTTTTCGCCAGGCATCGGCGGAAAGACACGTCATTCGACCCGCCGGCGCGTCCAGCCAGCGCACAACGTGCCGCTCCCCCGGAAAATCGGGGCCGGTCACGAACCAGGAGTTTTTCAGGTCCGCGTATGGAATCAAGGATGGTCCAACACTTGTCGCCCAAATTTCCGGACCCGCCGTCCACCAGGGCGAAATATCGTTAGTGAACGGAATGTCTTTGCGATGCACGGGCATGAGTTCATTCACCACAGCCCATGACCGACCGGATTCCGCGCCGTGCGGCGGACAGGGCGCGGTAGTCATGTTTCCGAATAGCAGCGCGAGATAATCGGGGGACTTCGACCACAGATAGACGGGACGATCGCCCCACTGCGTCCGATATTGTCTCACCAAGGACACCGCGTAGAGATCGGGCAACAGGTACCCCTCGATGCGGATGTCCTCACTTCGCAACCGGGCCGCGTCACGCCGGATGTCGAACGCGGCGATATCCTTGGCCGGACGCTGGTGATACCGGACGATTCCAACCGCGCCGAATACAATCCACGCCACGACAATAACCCAAGTCAAGGAGGTTCCGAGGGGTCGGTGCCGGTATAGGGTTGCCAGTCCGCATGCGAGCAGGAGAAACAAATAGGGTTGAATCGGCACCCAGAATCGAATGGAAAATTTCGTCGTTCCAAAGATCCGATAAGCCAGGATCGACGCCACGAAAACGAGCGATGTCACCACGACCACCGGGCCGCGTCCCTGCCGGATCCAGGCCATCATTCCAAACGCGGTGATTCCCGCGCCAACTACTCCCAAGATCGGAGTGCCGAAAAGAAAGCCCAGAAGAAATGCGATCATCATGACGGGTGAGACGCCGGTATACGAGTCGATATTCAACAAGTGTTCACGGCAAGTGACGGCGTAGACGATAAATCCGGCCAAAGAAATTCCGCTGAGCGCCGCGCCAAACACAACCTGGCCAAAAAGGCGCAGACGATGGCCCCGAATCTCGGTCTCGACCGAACACACCCGGATGAGGATCCAACAAACATGGATGCCGAGAAAAATCAGATAGCCTTGCGTGAAGGCACCGACTGTCGAAACGATCAACCACCCGGCGATCGCAGCACGATTCCCGCGCGCCAACGCCGAATCAAGAAATAAATGAGCCGCCAACGCGTATGCGGCCACGGTGGAATAGGGGCGAACCTCTTGGGCATACACCACCTGCAGTGGCGACCACGCGACCAGGAGTCCGGCCAACAACGACTCAGGAACTCCCGCACGGTGACGTCTCGCCATCATGACGGCCAAAGGGACGCAGGCCAGGCTCATGATCGCCGGAAATATGCGCAAAACGGTATCCGAAGCGCCCCACATCGCAAGCCATCGAACGCCCTCGCTAAAGGACAGATTCGGCAGATAATAAATCATGCGATCCGGCAGGCATTTGAACGAGGCGATCAAGACCTCCATCGCCTCATCGTTCCATAGTGGTTTACGGCCGATGTTCCAGAACCGCGTAACGGTCGCGATCATGGAAAGCAGCGCGACGGACAGCCACAATCGCCGCGTCGGGTGAGACAAAAATGATTGCGCCATGATGAGCGTATCTATTTTCGGTGCGTTTGCGCCACTGGGCGAAAGGCATCCCAGGACCGTTGTTGCCGGTCAAAATGTCGAACGAAAGCCCTCAAACCGTTGCCGCCTGAGCGACCGCGTCCGTGTCCATTCGACGACGGAACAGTAATCGACGGTAGTATTCGCCGGCCGTGATTCTCGCGCTCAAACGCGTGAATGATGCAAAGAGCAGGAATGGTCTCGTGCTGGCTGTGACGAGACGAAGAAGCCTTCGTGGCGAAAAAAATCGGCGGTAGGCGCGTTTCTGCGTGACCGACAGATCACGCCCGGTCGCCAAGGCATAGAACGAATGTTTGGGGTAGTAATCGTAGTCCAGGTCTTTAATTCGCTCGCCAAGTTCCGCCGCCGCAAGATCGTAAAGCGGCGTCTTGGGAAATGGAGTGAATGTGAAAAAACTCGCAAGGTTGAGTTTGGACTCCACGGCCAATTGCACGGTCTTCTCGATTTCCTCCGCGGTTTCTGTCGGAAAACCGATGATGAAATATCCCTTCGTCAAGATTCCGATACTCGATGCGTAGCGAATGCTCTCCATCAACCGTTCCGGTTTGAGCGCTTTTTTCAGAAGTTTCTGCACGCGATCGGAGCCCGATTCCACCGCGAAAGTCAGGTTGTAGCAACCGGCCCGCTTGAGCGCGTCGATCTGTTCCTTGTCGAGCAGGTCCCCCCGCACGCCGTTGGGGAACGCGATGTGGATTTTGTACGGTCGGGCTGCGATTTTTTCGCAAAACTCCAAAACGCGCCGCCGGTCGTAATTCCAGATGTCGTCCACGAACTGAATCTCATCTACGCGATGGTCGCGGACGAGAATATCGATCTCTTCCAGAACATGGTCCGTGGACCTCGCTCGCATTCTTCGACCCATCAGATTGTGACAATAAGTGCAATGGTACGGGCAACCTCTCGACGTCATGACCGGAGCGACGCGACGGCCGGCCTGAACCATCCCGTTCATGGAATTGACCGCGAGATAGTCTTTGAACCGAATGGATGACCAATCAGGAAATCCCAGGGCGTCCAAGTCCTGTGGGGCTTCCGAAACGGTTTCCGGTTGATCCAGATCGCCACGGGTGGCTACGCCGGGAATGGCGTCAGCATGTCGTTTCGAAAACAGGTTTCGCAAATACCGCGGGAACGAATACTCGGCCTCGCCCAGGATGGCCGCATCGACCGCGGGACTGTCAAACGCGCATGCCCGATCGACCGTGGCCAACGGCCCCCCGGCCACGACGTGCGTCGCGGAATGAGCCCCTCGGACCACGTCGGCCGAGAGCGCAACGCCTTTTTGCTCGCCGAACAGCGCGCTGAGCCCGACCACATCGGGACGATAATCGGCGACCAATCTGGACAACGCGTCCAGCGGCTTTTTCTCGTTACGCGAGTCGTGAATACGAACGTCGACGTCTCCGCCAAAGTCCCTTTTGATGGCGGTGGATAGCCAGAGTGGGCCGAGCGGCGGCGATGACGTCTTGACGGGAATAGGCTGACTGACGCGCACCATCAACACTCGCATGACGGACTCCCCTCGGTGGCAGGGTGTAAGGACTGCTCTCGAACCGCACCCGCGGATTGTGGGCGCACCCGACCAAAAGACTTTCGGAAACGACGGACGGTATCGCCGAGCGACCGGCCAATACGTCCGCCCCCTTTTCCTCGGATTTCCGGCGTCGTCGCGACGGGTGCTCTGGGGAAACGCGGCATGAGCAAATCGGCGACGGCCTTTTCGATCATCATGCCGAAATAGAAACGGCGCATACGCGCGCGCGCAATCGGTCGATAAAGCGTGCTCGCGAGCCGCAGCGGCCACGACCGGCTATAGTCGTTGATTTTGCGATCAATGAATATCGACGCGAAATGCAGGCGTTCGAATTTTTCTTTTTTGTCGCCGTCATCCCACGAATACCGGTTCCATTCGCCCACGCGCGCCCAGCCTGCGAGCGAATCCGGCGCGCGAAATCCCGCCGCGACGGCATCCTGATAAACCTCGGTCCCTGGAAACGGCGTGAACAGATACAGAGGGCTGGTGCGAAATCGGGAATTGAGTTCGAGCAGATCCACCATCAGTTTCGCGGTCTGCCGCGTGTCGTCCTCGGTTTCGGAAGGGAGGCCGGTCATGAAGCTCGCGAAGAGGTTCAACTGAAAGTTTGCGAGTCGCCGAACCTGCTCGACCACCTGCGGCACGTCGCCCTGCTTCTTGATGTACGTGCGGATGCGTTCCGAGCCGCTCTCGATGCCGATCGTAACCCTCTTGCAACCGCTTTTTTCCACGAGTCGCAGGTCGTCATCCGTCAGCCGGGCGAGGCTGTAGATGTCCACGCCCTGCACCTCGTAAGTCAGATCCGTGGTGAGAAACAGTTCCGCCAGACGCAGCGCGCGTTTCTTGTTGATGAAGAAATTGTCGTCGACAAAATAGACCGAACCGAAATCGTGTTTTCTGCGCAGCGCGAGGATGTGCTCGAAGAGCCGCTCGGGCTCGATCGCGCGCCAGCGCGTGTCGTTCATGACGGTGTTGTAGCAATAGGTGCAGTCGTACGGGCAACCGCGGCTGCCCTGCGTGTAAAGCGTCGGCACGCCCTGATACGTGGGAAGATACGGACGCAGATCGGCGTCGATGGTGGGCAGCAGCGGGATGCGTTCGCCGCGCATCAGCGGGCGTTTCGCCGTGACCGAGACACGGCCGTTCTCGGAAAACGCGATTCCGGGGATCTCGCCGAGCGGGCGGCGCTCGATCAGATACGAAACGATTTCGCCGAAGGTCTCCTCGCCCTCGCCGATGACCACGGCGTCCACGAGTTCGTGCGCGGCGGTCTGCTGGGCCGTGAGACTCGCGTGCACGCCGCCCCAGATCACCGGCGTCGGCCCCGATTCGCGCACGATGCGCGCGGCGTCCATGGCGTTGACGAGCATGTCGGAGGTGTAAGACGTCAGGCCGACGGCGACCGTCGGTGCTTCGCGAAGCCAAGCTGCGAGCGTCGATCGCCAACCGGAGTCGAGCCGCGCGTCGAGAAGACGTACGCGCACTCCCTCGGGAACGCCGGTCGAAACGGCCATCAGGCCGAGCGGAGGGGAGGGCGCCGAGCGGAGAAAATCCATGTAGCCGATCGCCGGCTGGATCAGGATGACCTGCGGATTCGCGGATGTCGGCATGCATTCTCCGCGGATTCGGCCCCGCAAACGCATCGCGGTCCGCATGGATTCACGGAATGCTCGCAGTCTATCGCCGAATCCGTGGCCGCGTAAGCTGTATGGATTACAAATCCTTCGTGCGCCCGGTGCCAAACGTTATCGGCGCGACTCTTCCAGGCGCTTGACGCGGTTCTCATCCACGCGCACGAACACGGTTTTCGTTTGCTCCACCACCACGCGGCCCGGCGGCGCGCCTTTGGGTTTGCGGACGTATTTGCGCTGCGTGTAACGCACCTCGCCCGCGCCCTGTTTGACGAGTCGCGACCCGCGCAGCGCCAGCGTCGCGGCGTCCAGCAAGGTTTCCGACGACAACTCCTGCCCCGGCGGGACCTTGACGACGACGTGGCTTCCCGACTCGCCCGAGACGTGGAACCACCAGTCGTTTCCCACGCCGATGCGAAACGTGACCTCGTCGTTTTCGCGGGCGTCGCGGCCGACCACGATGAGCGATCCGTCCTTCGCGACGTATCGCCT
The sequence above is a segment of the Deltaproteobacteria bacterium genome. Coding sequences within it:
- a CDS encoding RHS domain-containing protein — encoded protein: IVEFGNPDALVSGGSILLGVGFVGMVSGFGLGGLFRGSLRGGRRRGGFVCLAAAMTLAVTAVPAPAFAPVRSAQAAMPRAQADAVPIAPCLDTGEVSLGGEYDVYYIHTDHRGAPVFLTDESADVVWTTEYDPFGNALCDWGRVHQDATGRTECVPNDWVSGERVEMNLRLPGQYYDEESGLHYNWHRYYDPKIGRYLTPDSYILSVNKYIYAHNNPLLYVDFEGSHPAAVAAAAAWELIEGFNDSSAFVWDVMDLINGGYCNLSDWLWTGWDALSLALPGLPALGLIGKPGRFDDVMDALDKWLGPGARTRFNKANDWFRQSEDELKQVRFDKNNPSPHDKPHLHVTEWSPDGEEILNRRYFIDE
- a CDS encoding SUMF1/EgtB/PvdO family nonheme iron enzyme, whose product is MRDGLKSIDLGVLAALIVLALLAASCGGGGGDDPSTRSGPSGDVDDDDGDDDGGSGDDDGSGDDDGGGDDDGDDDDDDDGADDDTEIAWVPIPAGEFVMGCSPGDTDCEDHEKPPRTVILTQSFQMAATETTQAQYAAVMGSNPSHFASCGGDCPVEMVSWVDAKT
- a CDS encoding B12-binding domain-containing radical SAM protein, encoding MHAVASDFRVLLLHAPSYEVLGNVAGRPWRGRSTAHILGLGYLRGAISDIAQCVVLDVSTRPDPARAVEEHLSENRYDLIGLSAIVFSLGWAQVFAQIARRTHPRALVVLGGASTTFPISLLWERVPDAHGIVVGEGELALRGLVEAMRAGNPLDGLPGIVWSGSGHERPATPSPQPEMDALEFPRPALGRTGIDLHPPYGLYAPIAPYETSRGCPWPCSFCTIRRGYRKRSVERCAGELATLYESRDIREIYFVDPTFTLDAGRTRQLCEAMIARKTKLRWSCKTRVDCVDDETLALMKRAGCYQIALGVESGDEEILRATEKGSTPGEVVEAIRKTNRHGIKSIAYMIVGHPLESEATLARSQAMLREAKPTYASVTGYVPIGVDEPTFAEYWRGVFDGTLCDWPRYRVVARWVRNFYLTFYLRPRTVWTILMFLAAPRGMEQIVRAAFDFARKAVFSSRKPKPVAMSSADTAPAATGA
- a CDS encoding B12-binding domain-containing radical SAM protein; its protein translation is MRVLMVRVSQPIPVKTSSPPLGPLWLSTAIKRDFGGDVDVRIHDSRNEKKPLDALSRLVADYRPDVVGLSALFGEQKGVALSADVVRGAHSATHVVAGGPLATVDRACAFDSPAVDAAILGEAEYSFPRYLRNLFSKRHADAIPGVATRGDLDQPETVSEAPQDLDALGFPDWSSIRFKDYLAVNSMNGMVQAGRRVAPVMTSRGCPYHCTYCHNLMGRRMRARSTDHVLEEIDILVRDHRVDEIQFVDDIWNYDRRRVLEFCEKIAARPYKIHIAFPNGVRGDLLDKEQIDALKRAGCYNLTFAVESGSDRVQKLLKKALKPERLMESIRYASSIGILTKGYFIIGFPTETAEEIEKTVQLAVESKLNLASFFTFTPFPKTPLYDLAAAELGERIKDLDYDYYPKHSFYALATGRDLSVTQKRAYRRFFSPRRLLRLVTASTRPFLLFASFTRLSARITAGEYYRRLLFRRRMDTDAVAQAATV
- a CDS encoding B12-binding domain-containing radical SAM protein translates to MPTSANPQVILIQPAIGYMDFLRSAPSPPLGLMAVSTGVPEGVRVRLLDARLDSGWRSTLAAWLREAPTVAVGLTSYTSDMLVNAMDAARIVRESGPTPVIWGGVHASLTAQQTAAHELVDAVVIGEGEETFGEIVSYLIERRPLGEIPGIAFSENGRVSVTAKRPLMRGERIPLLPTIDADLRPYLPTYQGVPTLYTQGSRGCPYDCTYCYNTVMNDTRWRAIEPERLFEHILALRRKHDFGSVYFVDDNFFINKKRALRLAELFLTTDLTYEVQGVDIYSLARLTDDDLRLVEKSGCKRVTIGIESGSERIRTYIKKQGDVPQVVEQVRRLANFQLNLFASFMTGLPSETEDDTRQTAKLMVDLLELNSRFRTSPLYLFTPFPGTEVYQDAVAAGFRAPDSLAGWARVGEWNRYSWDDGDKKEKFERLHFASIFIDRKINDYSRSWPLRLASTLYRPIARARMRRFYFGMMIEKAVADLLMPRFPRAPVATTPEIRGKGGGRIGRSLGDTVRRFRKSFGRVRPQSAGAVREQSLHPATEGSPSCEC